In Spirochaetaceae bacterium, the DNA window ATTAAGAATTAAGAATTTTGCAATTATTAATTCTTAATTAATTTACCTACTTTTTCATTAATTCCACAATCTTGTGCTTTAAGTAGCGGTTTTCTTTACGTAGCTGGTTAAGCTCGTATTGCTGCACGCGCAGGGTTTCTAACATATCCCCTTCGCTTATGGCTTCATTAATATATAAGTCGGCTACTCCTTCGGCCTTTACACGGTAATCTTCCTCTACTTCTGTAGTCGTTAAGGGCTCTTTAGCTAAATTTTCGGTATTTAATAAATTCCCTTCGTGCTTGGTTACGGCTTCTTCCAGCTTAGTAGCAATACGCATTAAAGCGCGGCTCATTACCCCTTGCGGTTTATAGCGCACCACCGGCAGCCCGCCGGCTAAGGCTTTGTTTTGGCTGTCGTCTCTAAAAACTACGCCTAAAAGCTCCAGCTTTACCCCTAAATGTTGTAAACAGCTGGCCTTTAAACGTTCGGCACGGGCAGCTTCGCTGGGTTCGCTTAACATATTTACCACCAACATAGGATTAAAGTTGTTTAACAACCGCTCAAATTCGGCATAATTTTGGCTGTCTACTTTGGCTAACTCGGTTTTTAATTTGCTAATATCAATATACTGCAAATTTAAGTTACCTTTTTTAAGCTCTTCCATTAAATTATACCCGGCGCTGCCGGCGGGAAAGCTGGCGGTAATAATACGAAAGACGGCGTTTTTTAAAAACAAGTAAGCCGATAGGGCCGCTGCCGCCGTAGGCGAAGTTACCAATAAAGCGGCATTACTAATTAAAAAAAAGTCGAGCGTATTAAAGGCCGAGCCGGCCCCTAAATCGATAATAAGGTAATCGGCCTCCAGCTTTAATAACTGGTTAATTAAGGCCTTTTTTTTGGCAAAATCGATGTTAGCCATACCGGGAATACCGGAATCGCCGGGGATAAACTGTAAGTTATCGTAACCGGTAGCCATAAGATAACTAGCTAAATTTTCGCTGCTATTACCGGTTAAAAACGAGCCTATGCCTTTATCTATGCGGCGCATACCTAATAACAGGTGCAAGTTGCTGCTGCCTAAATCGGCATCTACTAAAATAACTTTGCCCTTAGCCGCCAGTAAGACCGCTAAGTTAGCTGCCAGCGAACTTTTACCTACACCACCTTTACCACTTGCTACGGGAATAATCTTCATAGCTTTATCTTAACACATTTACAAATAATTGGCAATTGACAATTATTTGTAAATGCTATAAATTGAAATTAAAAAAGACGATTATATATTTATGAGCAAAAATAGCAACGAAAACGAAATTACTATTTCTAAAATTATAGCCTGTTACAACGATTTAGCCGCTTACAGCAATAAAGCCCAGCCTTTGCTAGATTCCTTTCAAAGCCGCTACCGCTCGCTGCCGCCCGATGCCAGCGTTACCGTTTTTTTAACCGCCGAGCTAGCCTTTGTGGAAGGGCTAATTGGCCACGAACAAAAAACCATAGAAGTAGCCAAAGAAAAGCAAGAAAAAATCGACAAAGGCCACGCCATTATTAATGCCCATTTGCAGCAAAATGTCGACCGTATTCTTAAATACCCTATGCTTAATATCGAGAATAGCAATAACGAAGAGCTTATGCACCTTTTTGGAGCTATCGATGAACTTGATAGATTACATTGGCCGGCCATCAGCCGCTTTTTGCGCGAGGTTTTTCCATTAAAAGCCAAAAGCCCGCTTGAGATTATCGAAAACCAGTTGTGGTCTATGCTTTCGGTACAAATAGGCAGGCCACCTCCCGCTTTAGCCAGCTACTACGATATGCTTAGGCACGGCGATACCTACCGTATTGATAACGCCGCCTTTAACGCTACGAAAGAGGTTGCCTTTTTTTTAAACGATACCCTTGCTTTATTGCAAAAGGTAAAATTTCCCGAAGAAAACGAGGCTTTTATCTATCTTAAAAATTTAATCGATGATTTTAAACTAAAAGAAATTAAGCGAAAAATTAATTAAGATAAAAAGTAATAATTAAAAACTGCACCTTTTAGTTCTTAATTTTTACTTTTTAATTCTTACTTGACTTACTAGCTGTTTTTGATTATCTTTAGTAAAAAATAATATATAATTAGGAGAGGCAAATAAATGACCGTAAAACCCCTAGCCGACCGCATCTTAGTAAAGGTTGAGCAGGCCGAAACTAAAACTAAAGGCGGCCTTTTTATCCCCGATACTGCCCAAGAAAAAACCCAGCTGGGTATTGTGGTAGCCGTTGGTACCGATGAAAAAATAACTGTAAAGGCCGGCGACAAAGTAATGTACGATAAATACGCCGGCAGCAGCGTAAAAATTGACGGCGCCGAACATTTAATTGTTAAAGCCGACGATTTAATGGCCGTAATTAGCTAAAAATACTCCCCGCCGCCAAAGGCGGGGTATTTTCTTACCCTTTATCGAACTTCAATCTGCAAAAAGGCCCTTTCTCCGCCGTTCTCGGCCTCCAGCCAATAATTGCCGCGCGCTAAAGGTAAATGGTAACGATACGGCGGCCCGTAAAAATGGGCCACGCGCCTATCGTTAATCCACAAAAAAGTCTCGCTGTCGTTGCCCCCAGCTATCTCAATCCGCAGAGCTTGGTTATTGCTACTAATTCTGTCATCAATAAAAAAAACCGCTCCGTCATTCGGTGTAAGAAAACGTAACCGACTAGGCTGCGAACTTACCTGCTCGTAACGGTTAAATAAACTAAGGTAATGGCTATATTCTTCGGGATACAAAATAGAACCATCGGCCTGATGCCAATTACACGGCTGCAAATGCTGATTAAAACTTACATACTCACTTAAGGTAAAAGGGCAGTAAGGTGTAGCCGCCATACCCGATAAAGCGCAAATCTCGACAACTTTATAAAAATTCGCCGGGCTTTGGAAAGTAGGGTGAACCTCGTTTGCACCTTGTAAATAAATAAGCGTATCGCGCACTAAAGCCGCCGGTAACCCGCTGCCGGTACGCGCAATCACCGTTTCGTTTCTAAAATTGCCCATCCACACCCCAACGGTATAATGCGGTGTGGCCCCCAAAGCCCAAATATTTTGAAACTGATTGGAAGTACCGGTTTTAAAGATAGCCTCAAAGGGTGTATCAAAAAAAACACCATCACCAAAGCCGCGCCGGCGCGCCGCCCTATCACTTAAAATGGAAGCCATTAAGACGGCACTTTTTTGGCTGGTAACACGGATAAATTGCGGCCTTGTATTTCTATCGCTTTGTACTCTAAATAATTGTCCTTCGTTAGCCAAAGCGCTAAAAGCCCGCGTCAGCTCGAATAAACTAACATTGGCTCCGCCTAACGCTAGACTTAAGCCTAAATCCCCGCGCTGCGTGCTTAACGAATTAAAACCAAAATCTAACAGATAATCGGTAAAATTTTGTACGCCAAGCCGCTCCAACAAATAAACCGCCGGGATATTAAGACTGCTGGCTAAAGCCT includes these proteins:
- a CDS encoding P-loop NTPase, whose product is MKIIPVASGKGGVGKSSLAANLAVLLAAKGKVILVDADLGSSNLHLLLGMRRIDKGIGSFLTGNSSENLASYLMATGYDNLQFIPGDSGIPGMANIDFAKKKALINQLLKLEADYLIIDLGAGSAFNTLDFFLISNAALLVTSPTAAAALSAYLFLKNAVFRIITASFPAGSAGYNLMEELKKGNLNLQYIDISKLKTELAKVDSQNYAEFERLLNNFNPMLVVNMLSEPSEAARAERLKASCLQHLGVKLELLGVVFRDDSQNKALAGGLPVVRYKPQGVMSRALMRIATKLEEAVTKHEGNLLNTENLAKEPLTTTEVEEDYRVKAEGVADLYINEAISEGDMLETLRVQQYELNQLRKENRYLKHKIVELMKK
- a CDS encoding co-chaperone GroES, which translates into the protein MTVKPLADRILVKVEQAETKTKGGLFIPDTAQEKTQLGIVVAVGTDEKITVKAGDKVMYDKYAGSSVKIDGAEHLIVKADDLMAVIS